Below is a genomic region from Prunus persica cultivar Lovell chromosome G3, Prunus_persica_NCBIv2, whole genome shotgun sequence.
CATCATATCCCATTGGCTTAGCGTCAATCCTGCCGTCAGACCAGTCCGACAGAAGCGTCGCGCTTATGATCCCGAGCGCTATGAGGCCATGAGGGCGGAGGTGGAACGATTGAGTAGCATCGGATTCATCAGGGAGGTTGACTATCCTACATGGCTGGCTAATGTCGTGATGGTCCGCAAGCCAAGAAAGGGCTGGCGCATGTGTGTCGACTACACCAACCTTAATCGGGCCTACCCAAAGGACAGCTTCCCGCTACCCCGCATTGACCAGCTAGTCGACGCCACAGCCGGCCACGCCCTCCTTAGCTTTATGGATGCTTATTCAGGTTACAACCAGATCTTCATGCACCCCCAAGATCAGGCCCACACCTCTTTCATTACGGACCGCGGCCTCTACTGCTGGTCAAATGGGCCATTGAACTGGGCGAGTTTGATCTTCATTACAAACCCCGCCCGGCCATGAGGGGACAGGCCGTTGCTGACTTCTTATCCGAATTCACGGAGCCTCAGGCTTCGGCAGCTATCCAGCCCACAACAGAACCCAATCTCCCTCCCAGTTAGGACCAAAACCCCACCGAAGGCAATCTCGACCTAACCCAGCCCCTGTGGACCTTATTCGTAGACGGCTCTTCTAATGCCCAGGGCTGTGGGGCCGGCCTCGTTCTCATCTCCCCAGACAAGGTTGCCCTCGAGTACGCCCTtcgcttcaaattccaagcctCCAACAATGAGGCCGAATACGAAGCACTCTTAGCTGGTCTTCGATTAGCCAAAGAGATGGATGCCAGGCAAATTCAGATATTTAGCGATTCACAACTCGTGGTCCACCAGGTCAACCAGGACTTCACGGCTAAGGATGCCTCTATGACGGCCTACCTCCAGCACACTCGGCACTTGCTGGCAACCTTCCAAGCCCACTCTATCAAGCAAGTGCCGCGCTCCGAGAATAGCCATGCCGATGCACTAGCCAGGTTGGCATCAGCCCTGGAGCAAGGAATGGGTCGCCACATCCACATCGAGTTTTTGGCCCAGCCCAGCACACAAGCCCCACTCATCTGCACTATTGATCACAGCCCTACATGGATGGACCCCATCCTCCAGTTCTTACAGAACCAAACACTACCGGCTAATCCGGCAGAAGCACGACTCGTTCGCCATCGCTCCGCCCGTTACTTGATCATTAACGGCTCCTTATACAAGCGTGGTTTCAGCCTTCCTTACCTTCGATGCCTGACTCCAGAGGAGGGTCACTATGTCCTCCGAGAAATCCATGAAGGCATCTGCGGCAACCACTCGGGCGCACGCTCGCTAGCCCATAAGGCAATCCGCCAAGGATACTTCTGGCCTTCACTCCACACTGACGCCCAGGCCTTCACCCAGAAATGCGACAAGTGTCAGCGATTTGCCAACATCCCACAACTCCCGGCTGAACCGTTGACTGCCATGGTCAGCCCTTGGCCATTTGCCCAATGGGGACTGGATCTCATTGGACCGATGCCAGAGGGCAAGGGCCAAGTCAAGTATGCAGTTGTGGCCGTggactacttcaccaagtggGCTGAGGCCGAGGCCTTGGCCACCATCACTGCGGCTCGCATCGAATCCTTTGTGTGGCAAAACATTGTATGTCGCTTCGGCATCCCCAACTCCATTGTCACCGACAATGGCCGGCAATTTGACAAcgccaaattcaaacaattttgttccaaCCTCAAGATTCGTCTGTGTTTCGCCTCCCCAGCCCATCCTCAGTCCAATGGCCAGGTCGAAGCCgtgaacaaaatcatcaagaagaCCCTCAAGACAAAACTTGATAAAGCCAAGGGctgctggccagaactactccCAGAAGTACTCTGGTCTTACCGCACCACCTTCCGCACATCCACGGGTGAAACGCCGTTCTCCCTATCATTGGGAACCGAGGCCGTGGCTCCGGTAGAGATTGGCCAGCCCACATACCGAACCTCCACTTACGATGCCACGGCCAATGACGAGCAGTTGGCCCTCAACCTCGACTTCATTGAGGAACTCCGGGACCAATCGAGCATGCGCAATGCCGCGTACAAGCAACGCATCGCCAAATACTATGACTCCCGAGTCAAGCCCCGTGCTTTCAAAATGGGGGACTGGGTCATGCGCAAGGTTTCCTTGGCTACCAAAAATCCTAACGAAGGTACCCTCGGccctacatgggaaggtccttacgagattatcaaaatctgcCGCCCCGGCACTTATCAGCTTCGTGATTCCACAGGCAAGACGCTGCCTCACCCGTGGAATGCTGACCACCTCAAGTATTATTACAAGTAAACATATCTAGACCCTAGGACAatactttggtcttgattCTTTACTGTAAGGTAGAAGCAAGGTATCTAGACCCTAGACCACTTGTACCTTCTGCCTTTCGGCACCTATTTAAATGAAATGCCTGACTCAGGCTCATTCTCATGAACTCACATTGTTATCATTTTTCACACAATTGATATCAAGCTAAGTtcatatcataaataaaaacagccTTGCTCCAGGCAAGGACAAATGTTCAtacataaccaaaataaacaaaacaaacaagtgTTCCAACACAATCACTAGAGTACAAAATAGCTATAACACATCACGAAGGCAACGCCTTCAGGACTCGGTCGAAGGGGCATCCTCAGTAGCCGGCTCAGCCTCTGGTGTCGGGGCGCTAGCGTCAGCAGGAGGGGTCTGTGCAGGAGGCTCGCCACTGGTGTCAAAGTTAATCTCCACCGAGGGGTTGAACCTAACCAACCTATCTTCCCAGCGAAGCTGCTCATCAACCAGTCGGTCCATGATATAGCTCTTCAGCTTCTCCGAGGATCAGAAGGACTCAATCGCCTCGACTCGGGCAGCAGCCACCTCCTCGGCCTTCGACCTCTTCAGCTCATCCACCTCATTGGCCAGGGCCGCCTTTTGCACCAGCAAGGCGTTCTTCTCTCGGATGGCCTCCTGCGCCTCCGCCACTTTGCTCTTGGCTTGTTCATCCCGCCTCTTCAGCCTCTGGATCTCCTTGTCAGCCTTGGCCATGCTGACGTACATCTCGCCAAAGGcctggaaaacaaaaaccatacTAGTCAATCCACACATAAATATTCCAACACAAATACATTCAAAAAGGGGCCTAAACACTTACATAGGCAGAGGTGAGGATCGTCTTTTGGGCCCAGTCAATGAAGGAAGAAGCTGGAGTCCTCGCCAGAGCCTCAGGGTCGCTCTTCACGCCTTCCAGGAAGACGTTCACTAAAGGCACCTCCTGCCGGTGCATAGCCAGGTTGACCTCCTTCTTCTGCTGGCGTAGCCTGCCGAAGTCTACCTTCTCTACCCCTTCAGCGAACACGTCCTCCATGCCGAAGGGTAGCTTCGGCGGTGCCTGCAGATCAAAAGGCGGAAGTCTCGGCCCTGACCCCATCACACGCTGATGCGCCTCCTCCAAGGCTTTCCTTTTCCCCAGCACGTCCGCGACCCGAccttcatcatcatccctgGGTCGTTTTCCAGCACTCTTCTCAGCTTTCTTGGCACGAGACTCCCTCAGCCGCTTCTGCATCTCGGCCTCATCAATGT
It encodes:
- the LOC109948028 gene encoding uncharacterized protein LOC109948028, with protein sequence MEDLELVTLHDDIPNRQVRIGTSISPELRSDLVSFLRLNSEVFAWSYNDMPGISPDIISHWLSVNPAVRPVRQKRRAYDPERYEAMRAEVERLSSIGFIREVDYPTWLANVVMVRKPRKGWRMCVDYTNLNRAYPKDSFPLPRIDQLVDATAGHALLSFMDAYSGYNQIFMHPQDQAHTSFITDRGLYCWSNGPLNWGCGAGLVLISPDKVALEYALRFKFQASNNEAEYEALLAGLRLAKEMDARQIQIFSDSQLVVHQVNQDFTAKDASMTAYLQHTRHLLATFQAHSIKQVPRSENSHADALARLASALEQGMGRHIHIEFLAQPSTQAPLICTIDHSPTWMDPILQFLQNQTLPANPAEARLVRHRSARYLIINGSLYKRGFSLPYLRCLTPEEGHYVLREIHEGICGNHSGARSLAHKAIRQGYFWPSLHTDAQAFTQKCDKCQRFANIPQLPAEPLTAMVSPWPFAQWGLDLIGPMPEGKGQVKYAVVAVDYFTKWAEAEALATITAARIESFVWQNIVCRFGIPNSIVTDNGRQFDNAKFKQFCSNLKIRLCFASPAHPQSNGQVEAVNKIIKKTLKTKLDKAKGCWPELLPEVLWSYRTTFRTSTGETPFSLSLGTEAVAPVEIGQPTYRTSTYDATANDEQLALNLDFIEELRDQSSMRNAAYKQRIAKYYDSRVKPRAFKMGDWVMRKVSLATKNPNEGTLGPTWEGPYEIIKICRPGTYQLRDSTGKTLPHPWNADHLKYYYK
- the LOC109948029 gene encoding uncharacterized protein LOC109948029 — encoded protein: MQKRLRESRAKKAEKSAGKRPRDDDEGRVADVLGKRKALEEAHQRVMGSGPRLPPFDLQAPPKLPFGMEDVFAEGVEKVDFGRLRQQKKEVNLAMHRQEVPLVNVFLEGVKSDPEALARTPASSFIDWAQKTILTSAYAFGEMYVSMAKADKEIQRLKRRDEQAKSKVAEAQEAIREKNALLVQKAALANEVDELKRSKAEELRWEDRLVRFNPSVEINFDTSGEPPAQTPPADASAPTPEAEPATEDAPSTES